gaacttacattacacctttatctaaaAGCATAAGTAAGAGTCATACTTATCCAGCTTCACCCCTGACTTACTTATCAGACTACTTAATAGACTATTCCCTGAATTTATAAGTAGCTACAATCTTTAAATGGTCTGCCTGATATATAACTTTGCATTTTTACTACACTTATTTTGCCCATTGTagctttttgatgtgtaacatcttagctctcggtatactgcattggtaggagtaatttcgtgaatggaatggaagtcgtgTGGACTGGACATGTGTAACTATATTGTTGCCATCTGtgggaaactttaaagtactaACTGTTCAGTAGATtttttacaagatgggcagtattttagtaaaattacttgtcgaagatcaggtccaaagccgaggtttagtattttttttcaagcctacttcttttatcggagctgtgcaaatcgaataattcgatagtcgacgtagtccTCGGGCAACAAATTATAGCAGCGGGTGCGAAAACTATGGGGTGATTCGCGTCCATGAATGTTGCTGAAAACTCAATTTTCTTATCTTTATCATGccctgcattattttaaataagagaACGCGTGAATCTGCTCATTACCAAGGTTGGGTATTGCTAGTCGGATGGATGGTGTGTCCCGGCTGTTGCAGTGAACACGCTGATGATAGGCAAGCCGGAGAAGGGCAAGATGGTTGAGAACATGCTGGTGCAGATGGCCAGGACGGGGCAGATCAGGGGCAAGCTGGACGAGCCCCAGCTCATAGACATCTTGGAGAAGGTCAGCCAGCAGCTGCAGAGGACCACCACAGTGAAGGTGGGTCTCCGTCTCACACTTCACACTTGTGCCCACGAGCGGTGGCGGGCCCGGATTTGAAATTTGGGGAGGAGTAAATGACCGTAGGACTGGTGGCGGGCCCACATTTGAAATTTGGGGAGGAGTAAATGACCGTAGGACTGGTGGCGTAGAATGGGGAGcccaaaattttgattttttttttccatcatgtgaaaaatttattaataaaactatGGTTTTATcctatttttaaatgtaataaagtttaaaaaaacacattacagttaattaaaacatgtaaaataataaatgttacaaaaaaaattgacttctcATGTAAATTGCTGACTAGAGTAGATAATGTTTTGTTTTCACTCCAGTTCATTTTTATAGTTCTTAAAGGGTTTATGGAAAgtatcctggggggggggggggggggggcagatgaTGACCCCTCCCCTTGTGAATTGGTAAATTATTTATTCTTGGGAATTGCAGGCTAGgactttttaattaataaacagaCTACATGACAATAGTTTGGATGTATGATTCAAAATAgaactttcagaaaaaatttagaCTAAAAATGTGCAGGTCTCATTTAAGTtctaatatacacacacacacaaatatatttttttttaatttatggttcAGCCCATGTCTTAACATTTACACATTCAGGATTTGACATTCAGATATTAAGTAGATCACCTAGTGTGAAATGTAGTATCGCCATTTTAAAAtcctgtggggaaaaaaaaaaaaaatcaagtttaatTTTGCTGGTCTGAGGTGTCTTTTTagggacaatattttatggtggATTGCAAATGTCTcgacattttttaattaacttacgTAAAGTCTTCAAAATtgatttgggaaaaaaaaaaacaaataatataggACTTAACATAACATATACTATTATTGCTGTTTCCCCATGCAAAGCGACCAGATGAAATGCATTTCCACATAAATGTGTGGTACCCTAAATTTTCGCAGCCACATGCATTAATATATTGGAATTTATGTTCGTGAATTGTAAACATGTACAAAGTCTcgcaattttgcacattttaaataattggaATTTTCCATCCTccattagtaaattcatgtttcaataagcaacgaacaaatgaaaacaagctaaaaaaaaatgagttaaaaAAGAGAGGCTATGTTCCTTTTATAAACTTCAATACATGtgcattgcatgcttttcttagaatgggtaatttagtaaattttttaaaaatattttaaccaaaatgtgtttGCTCCTGCATCGGATTGGAATTGGTGATTGAATcagcaaaattttgtgaatcggtACAGCTCTAGTTTTCACTACTGTGAACACATCATGAACACACATTTGCTAAAACTTGTGTTGTGGATTTTTGTTTCTAGTTTGATCGCAGGCGGGCAGCACTTGACTCGGATGATGAATTATAGCACTTCAGGAGAAATTGCAGAAACTTTGCTTTGTCAAATGAGACTGTACGATGGACTGCACATATTAACATTGTTTGCTTGGAATCCAgagttaagaaaatatttttaagtattttaaacaattaaaaatttaatgtgtgCTATTGTAAACTTAGATAACAAACACAATAGAATAATTCACCCATTTGAGATTGAAACATCATCATTGTTTATACTAAAAAATGTGTAATATTAATTAATCATGTGAATATTGCTTGAGTACaattgctgtacacatctatgaatcatttttatatatatattttttgtatatgatTAAGATTATTGCATTGCTGAACTCTAGTTTTATCTGCTTATATGCTTATattcttatttataaaaattggtaAAATCTGTGTAACATCATTACTGTATTATTAACTTATGTTTCATAAGCAACTGTAAAGCATTTTATGCtacttttgttattaaaataaaccgCTAATAAATCAAGTTTATTCACCCTGTGGGTGTTTTAGCTGGTGAAATATGTTACTTTCACTCACACGATCTTTATTTATTTACCCCATCCTTATGGTGCATAATTCAGTAGTTATCGATGATTGTCttgaaacacacacaaaattttaaCAGTCAATACAATGTTCAATATGTTAGGTTACGGGGGTACTAATTTTATGTGCTTGATTTATTAAGAAagagtaaattttaaaaagtattcaatataTTTGTGATATGATGAGCATGAACTGGTAATTATAGATTATAGCTGCCAACACCAACATCCATAAATATTACTCAAAAATCACTAGTGAAGTATATTCCAAAGACTTCACACTactattttaggtagatttcaaagaaatactacctattgtggCCATTACCATGGTGCCACTTTTAGAAAATTAGTTTTTCATTCCAAAACTATCTTCAACTGAAAagtttaaacacacacacatatataatcacaattttatggacatAATTTTTCACAGATCATTCGAACTGGCACATAAAATCTAGTTGTTACCACTCTCCACCTCCagctagctcaaattaggtgatgagtggaacatacaggttgcaggtcacgaagaaagaagaaatttatacagTATGTTAGACGTATTACccgttttttttaattcatggaaAAATCACACTATATTTCGTACAACagagcacacacaaaaaaattaactaaactgtacgtaaaaaaaattatacacggAGCCATCGCTTGAACAACGACCGTTCGGCCcggtgctcagacaatgactgaattttacagccttcctttcctttgtgcgggcagtgttctgggctcgctgccataattctcagccaatcacggtgCATAGCAACACaagcttccacgaaatgcttacttctgttcccacgacgcagcgatttcgtatctttctcacactcccgtgactcTCACGCCTagtgtgtgaaacaaagccttggTCGTGGAAAAAAACGAAGGATAAtcacgtcagcacgccttcccacacaaagaagacagaaaaaaaaaaaaatacttcaaaaaataaacttatgaattttgaaaataaaaacaataaacctggagaattacgttcacaataacttcaaaaggaaaaattttttacatctaacctgaaatttgacaaaaacatttatttataacaaattagtCTTACTGGATTGTACGAGTTGTTAcatagtggaaaatctcggttgagttTGTTAAcaggcaatatctgaccaaagggttgaaaataggatttttttttttaaattcttaaacttCCATAATAgggaaaatatcacatctgtttgaacgtattatattTATAACTCAGGagaaataccaaaatcttttcactgaaaatgtttttgttacGACCAATTATTATTGCAAGTGGTTGAAAAACCAAGGTtcggagaacaaaaaaaaatatataactccctttgtaggcacatcatcaaattcattcaaattgtttgtaaatcttataatttttatctaaaacttttgtctgaaatgaTTTTTGGTTAGATGAATCATTGCTCCAAGGAGTTGAAAATATAagttagaatatttttaaaaaattcattactccCTTGGTAGGTAAATTATAAAATCTGtttcatttgtttgtaaatattacaatttttatccaaaacttttgtctcaatcaatttttaataatacaagccattactacaaggggttgGAAAAACagggactaaaaataaaacttccctaccatgtactcttatgaatttaagtttatttatgttttaaaattttaaatattgttgcatAATATGAatttcgttaagacattcaatgctggatgcattaagttaaatcattcaaaatatttttgcttcatggaatatgagaaaatgaaaTTGGATATTTTTTGGAATATCTGTTGGAATATCTGTAAACATACaggttgttatgtacattaagttcttaatatTTTCCAGGAGttacaaaacatttcaaaaagaaaaataggtacttctaaatatacctacgcctgtatgctgtgctgaaagggatattttgtattttgttctTAGCTGTCCAATTATTTTTAAGCAtagacaataaataataaaaaaaaaaaagaagacctgagctaagaaaaaattaatatagaaaATAATGTTACTACTTCGataaccaattttattttaaatctatgGCTGTTTTTGTAAAAAGTTCTGTATCAAGGAGACTAAAATGATATGTTGCTTTACCTTTTATTTTGTTACAACAGTGTTtagaatttataaatataatttttaaaagagaaaCTGAAAGTTGAAATTAGCTTAAAGTTTCAAAAGTTAATGATCCTGTAATAATTTTTGATTGTATAGAAAAAAGAAATTTCCCAAACTTAATCTCTACAATCAAACTTAATACAAATCAGCCATTTCCTAAGTTCTAAAgctaaacaatttttgtttttatggacaCCATTACCCCATTTAAAGCGAAATCATTTATAATTACTATGGAACCGCTACGACATACTGCACCAGTGTAGGGAATGTTAAGTGGGTCAGAATAAAATTCTAGTAAAACCAATAAgtagaaaaataaaacacacgAAGAGTTACTTTTCACAATGACTAAGAATTAAATCATTTCAAGTTCTTTGCACAGATTTAGTTTACTGTTATGAAACAACAAATGTACAAATGGTTCATTTACATAAGTACCTAGATGTGAAAAAAATGTTGAAGAAAAGTTTTTTCTCAAGTTGGCATGTAATTAGAATATGATTgtctttttattattaacatttgaaGTTACCTTACTGTAAAGATTGGCTTTATAGGAAAACAGTGATtggtaataattaataaatataaaattctcaCCCAATACAGAACAAATACTACTTCCATCTAAAAACAGTTTGCAAGAGGAAACCTTTATGTATGGCATAGAAACCTGAATTATTTGCTCAAATAATTTTTGGCTTAAGTACTTGAATCAAACCTTTTGGTTGCTAATATCTAACCTAACACACTTATACAGTGAAACTTACCTCACTTTAAATTGCATATTATCAGATCACTCTAAGGCATTTTACATTTACAGGGCTCAAAACTGGTCACTTTAGCAACTAGGTCACTTTTATTTAACTGTAAATCTTCACATTTGTTTTTGGCCTTGGGACATTTTTTTACTGTGGAGTTCATATGGAGCACATCTGGAGTACTAGAATATACTCTTGCCTATTGATAACCAAGGCTCTTACAGATGTGTGGGGTGTTGAATACACCATCAAAGTTCAAAGttgcattaagtttttttttaatataaaggcATTTGGTTTTTATAGTAAAGTATGACTATACCAAAGCTGGGCTTCAGTAAAAACCTTAAAGTTTAAATAAGGGGGACTTACTTGTTCCTGGCAGGAATATTTATCtcttgtcattttttatttttctgatgaAGTGGTAATATAAGCTTCGAATCCCTCTTTTCTTACAGACATACTGACGGCAGCCAATTTTACAGTGTGTGTTGTGCTCGTGATAAAAGggtaaattttttattctgtgaagggactttttttttgtgtacccctgggaaaagataattgcctgagctgtcaaaATAATCATCATCTGCAGTTAGAACGACAAGAGGAGTAGGGGGTGGGTGTGCATTTGGATGGTCGCTCTATATCTACTCGAAAAGCATGTCAGGATAACTTAATCATTCCATATGTTTAGAGCCGCAGTTTTTCTACTAGATCCTGTACAAATTTCCTTAGCAGTGTTTTGAATGAAACTAACCACTGGGCGGGCACAGCATTGTATGATGTTTTACAGACAGGTAAAAAGcgtatttatttaatgtgaaATTTTAGGGGGGGAAAATCCTTAAGTGATCCTGAAACTTATCTTGAATTTCGGGATCTTGCTAATTCCCACTTCATACTCATTTTACAtgaattaaaagtttgtaaattatgtaaaaaaaaaaatatgtaagagcaACTAAATTGGAGTAGAAAAATAAAAGATCAGTAAGTTGTCAACAAACAGTAATCAAAATAAAGTGTGTTTCAAAATCGTGCAAAATTCATAATTACGGACTGTAACAGAGAGGGTAGTGTGATCAAGAGCAAGATACATAtctcagaatgtttttttttcccccaacctAACTAAATTTAAGTGTATTTGAGAGGGGTTTGGGCAAGGAAGATTGCGGCCAGCAGGAAGACAAGCCTGGTGCCATGAAACTGTTATTTGTGGTAGGAGGGTGAAGGGGGTTAGTCAGGAGGAGAAACTGTCTACAGCACTATGTGCAGTACAGCACTCGCCAAGAGAAATGCAGTTTAGTGCACTTCAAATCAAATACATTTGTTGCCGATTACCATCAAAATTTTGACACGCCcaacacaaaaatgtttttcagaGTCCCTTGAAAAGAGAGCTGTTGTAATAAATGGGGTCGTAAAGGGGAATATTCAGTAACAAACTTTAACGTGTGTTACTCTGCAGACTGGGTGAGACAAGATGACCAGTGAACACGCATGCTGATGGGCTAGGCGCTCATGCTTGGATCAGCACGTCACTGAAAATTTTACTCAATCTTTAACTGAATTTCCAGGAGTTGCAAATCACTGAACTTTGTTTATTTTCTGTACTTACACCATATAAAAAGGTTTAAAATCCAGACTTGGAAGCATGTACATATATTTGTTTAGTTATCTGTCCCTGATCAGAGACGAATAAAGGCCCACGTGAAACACACGCCAGACTGAAGGGCATGTCACACTTATGGCATCTGATGATAAATTCTGacttacaaaacataaataaatcaatcatcaatttttttttttttttttaaggctggGTCTCTCatgccatgtttaattttttttcaatacaatgTATTAAGTAAATACCTCCCATGGATTtgctgttctgccacaaatacagtagaatctcgttatagcgagcacagtaatagcgagaacacggctataacgaggtatttttgaggaatttacggcgtgatcgcttgtagcgcgcttttgttatttgcctgctttatctccacccctcttgctcgccactagacatcttgccgttgacgcgtcacattcttcagccgtgcagtcgccacctaagtgcgtggcttaaaaatagaatcccatcctttctttcttttatcaaacttccgttagttatctgtgccgtgtgtagacaaagtttgagattggaacagaaacaacgtaagaaagtattttttacaaatttgaaatatgtatgtttttgtttttataatcgcgtattttcacgttttttttggttatcttaaaagagataatatcaaaaagccactctaatgaaatttaattgtttcttggttaacaaaaactattaattatcaaatattgttaattgtttatactctatttattattatttacgcgacatcatactgcacgcgtacgcaatacgactggattcgttgctgcaacataacatagcatgttatgcggtatcagaagtaacgagtaacgtaacgatagtaacgagtactaattgttatagtaacaaatacatacggttacgcattttttcgttacttttacacctctagtcggcactaccgtatttatttccgaatcgctaggtcagttttcttgtaacttttgtttcggtcagttgttggggtatctgtccgagaaaggggtggtgatggtttgagtttaatcccaaatttattttctaaaaaagttgacaggtttttttaaatgaaaaaagtatagttttccagcgactatttcgtttgaggcgtacgtgcgttgccgcagccgcactcctgcttttttgtaaggaattaaatcgtcgcgctacactagcaccacctgttagcaacatcccgaaccaacatggccgccagcagacagcccgcgtcggcaatagatagcagggcaatgctgcgtcggccgcgggctgagatgctatacttacgtggcttgatagggtattctggttattttgatgcaatcggtgatcgcatccgtacttctggggtatcgttttaaagaaaattcacacatctgctcacagaaattaagatttcgttaatataacctgttattttccaattatacaggtttaaacacaatttttatgctattttcggttaatttttattttttgggggccaaaatttgtccaattcggttatagcgaggatcaaacccggaaccgtgacacctcgctataacgggactctcgtgtattttcaacaaatattcacttaATGCAATATCATGGGTGTGAAAAGGTGTGCAAGTCTTCATAATTATAAtcaattttgtgaaattttacacccatgataataCACCACTGGAATATccctttaaaatatttgtggcataatCAATGCAAGGGAGatatagagttaaaattttagaaataacccttaaataaaagtaggGTCAAAAAAAGAAAGAGCATGTGTAACTCAGTATATGCTATTTTAGTGAAACATttttggcaattaaaacctcgactcataagtatattgtaaggggtaaaacggtagagagagagaaagagagaaataagacattttctaaataaatatgaatttaaagaattattattcacttcaaaataagctcaaaccccgttgtgttgccctctgcccaaatacacaatgttttatgaaaatgttgcattaaatttcggccttgaaattttatacTTCTATCACGCCCAAAGAagttacatttcaaaaatttcatgGCGTTGAGACTGAGCCTTACGTGTTAAAATAtggcttttattttaaaaattttgtttttaataaataaataaataaaaaatggaagGGTAAGGATGCTAAAATCTATCCTCACaacatgtagcaaaaaaaaaaaaaaaacgagaattaGTCTTTTGGCCCCACAAACAGAGCTCACTTCACCTTTAGGTTTTCCTCTCTCAGCAGACAAAACGGTAACTCGGATTGTGTCTGTGTCGCTCACTTGGACATCGCAATCCCACGAGGATTTTATCATACCACACCCGTGAAACAGTTAACGTCACGTATGGCACTGAATGACAGACGGCACACCTGGTTGGTGTACACGCGCACTTACTCCTTCTTTTCGTGGCCCAATTCTGAAACAAACATTCAGGACGACGGGACAATCACAACAACTATATTCTTggaatgttgttgttttttttttttttttttgggggggggggggggggggggggggcaataagtGAAGGATATCCTAAAGCAGGTTTAAAGGTTTCGGCAGAATGAATGTCGATTGAGACagtaatatttagaaaaaatttttgCAGTATTCTGCTTTGGTACAAAATGATTTTCTTCCAGgcagtgaaatattttttctaacaCTTTCCCTAGGGACTtggggaaaggaaaaaaattaatatgtgctGTACGAGAGCTACAGAATGGTCACTTAAAGTTTGGCAAAATGTTGGTTAAAGCTATCAAGAGACAACTCCAGCCCCCTGCAActtagttttttatttctttaagaatttttttatgtgactaCGTGAAATGGAGACACTAAGAAATCACTCAAACAAGCACATGCTAGGCTAATTCATTCAAACCGTATTTGTTGCCCTGATTCAGCTTTAAATATCACTAACAGCAAGGTAATTAGATATGATCACACACAACTAGGGTTGTTCCAATACCTGACAGTTGTATCAGATATCGGCcaatcacaaacattattttttttttttttaaacggacaTTATTTGTTTGTT
The window above is part of the Bacillus rossius redtenbacheri isolate Brsri chromosome 13, Brsri_v3, whole genome shotgun sequence genome. Proteins encoded here:
- the LOC134538263 gene encoding programmed cell death protein 5, with the translated sequence MGDSELEEIRNRRLAQLQSNYKGGQDDKAAEERQQQQEDLKNGILSQVLTQAARARLNTLMIGKPEKGKMVENMLVQMARTGQIRGKLDEPQLIDILEKVSQQLQRTTTVKFDRRRAALDSDDEL